The Montipora capricornis isolate CH-2021 chromosome 6, ASM3666992v2, whole genome shotgun sequence genome has a window encoding:
- the LOC138050964 gene encoding ephrin type-A receptor 4-like, which translates to MSMIYSACDVYTKAKPRNWLRTPFIPLRGAKLLDIKMGYFLRNCPSDASVHCKTHLGLYVHHADGKLPNPDPTEMNYEFVENTVPEGTLPEPGKGNTFVYHGKVFTKSKGLYLAFKDEGVCISIRNFTAGYKFCPEQGRDLVMFPRTIAPADDADSVQREGRCSDLNSVSQNKSVGVCLSSGKWNITKGSECLCRKGYELVQSLHNSFQCKECKKGLFKSIVSNSECGECPQHSVPNPTRTSCTCTDGFYALMPLMPCETLPLAPLSASASIITTTRVTISWIPRNSVNRTLRYSIDCFMCESHKDEECPRRCGPNVQFQPSRDNIFNASLTVDGLQPGSFYLFRVYSVNGLNKQEKDRDKWKYATVLVRTKGKISTWMS; encoded by the exons ATGAGCATGATTTACTCTGCTTGTGATGTTTACACTAAAGCAAAACCTAGGAACTGGCTTAGGACTCCCTTTATTCCACTCAGGGGTGCAAAGCTGCTGGACATTAAAATGGGTTACTTTTTGAGAAATTGCCCGTCTGATGCAAGCGTCCACTGCAAAACACATCTTGGTTTATATGTGCATCACGCTGATGGCAAGTTGCCTAATCCTGATCCTACTGAAATGAACTATGAGTTTGTAGAAAACACTGTGCCAGAAGGGACCCTTCCAGAGCCTGGCAAAGGGAATACATTTGTATATCATGGCAAAGTGTTTACCAAGTCAAAAGGCCTTTATCTGGCATTTAAAGATGAGGGAGTTTGCATCTCAATCCGAAACTTTACAGCTGGCTATAAATTCTGCCCTGAACAGGGTAGAGATTTGGTGATGTTTCCAAGAACTATTGCTCCAGCAGATGATGCTGATTCAGTGCAGAGAGAGGGAAGATGTAGTGACCTGAACTCTGTCAGCCAAAATAAGTCAGTTGGTGTTTGTCTCAGTAGTGGAAAATGGAACATCACTAAGGGTTCAGAGTGTCTGTGTCGTAAGGGTTATGAGCTGGTTCAGTCTTTGCATAATTCATTTCAATGTAAAG aatgcaaaaAAGGTTTGTTCAAGAGCATTGTAAGCAACAGTGAGTGTGGTGAATGTCCTCAGCATTCTGTGCCTAACCCAACCAGAACAAGCTGTACATGCACAGATGGATTCTATGCCTTGATGCCCTTAATGCCTTGTGAAA CCTTGCCCCTGGCTCCGTTGAGCGCTAGTGCAAGCATTATTACAACAACACGTGTAACCATCAGTTGGATACCACGGAATAGCGTAAACAGAACACTGCGATATTCCATTGATTGCTTCATGTGTGAATCACACAAAGACGAAGAGTGCCCAAGGCGTTGTGGTCCAAATGTGCAGTTTCAGCCAAGCCGAGACAATATCTTTAACGCCAGTTTAACAGTGGATGGCTTGCAGCCTGGTAGCTTTTATTTATTCAGAGTTTACTCTGTTAATGGGTTGAATAAACAGGAAAAAGACAGGGACAAATGGAAGTATGCAACAGTGCTTGTACGTACCAAGGGTAAGATATCAACTTGGATGTCATAA